One genomic region from Phragmites australis chromosome 1, lpPhrAust1.1, whole genome shotgun sequence encodes:
- the LOC133890916 gene encoding inner membrane protein ALBINO3, chloroplastic-like yields the protein MAKALLSSSLLPALPRAAAVGGGARLPSLRSLRRRRGGASCTVRANLNGLESVGGLQAALERAEAALYTLADAAVVAAAGAGGGDAEQAAAAVQKNGGWFGFISEALEVVLKVLKDGLSAVHVPYSYGFAIILLTIIVKAATLPLTKKQVESTLAMQNLQPQIKAIQQRYAGNQERIQLETARLYRQAGVNPLAGCFPTLATIPVWIGLYQALSNVANEGLLTEGFFWIPSLGGPTTIAARQSGAGISWLFPFVDGHPPLGWHDTIAYLVLPVLLVASQYVSMEIMKPPQSDDPSQKNTLLVLKFLPFMIGYFSLSVPSGLSIYWFTNNVLSTAQQVWLRKMGGAKPIVSEGGSGIITAGRAKRSDAQPAGERFRQLKEEENRRKFNKVLAAGDSDSVSSISEDEDSDDESAQEGGPVEEASSSGSNKKLPSYSGKKGKRSKRKRVVQ from the exons ATGGCCAAGgcgctcctctcctcctccctcctccccgcGCTGCCCCGCGCCGCGGCCGTCGGGGGCGGCGCGAGGCTTCCGTCGCTGCgctccctccgccgccgccggggaggCGCTTCATGCACGGTGAGGGCGAACCTTAACGGGCTCGAGTCGGTCGGGGGCCTCCAGGCCGCGCTGGAGCGCGCCGAGGCGGCGCTCTACACGCTCGCGGACGCCGCGGTCGTCGCGGCCGCCGGGGCAGGAGGAGGGGACGCGGAGCAGGCGGCCGCGGCGGTGCAGAAGAACGGCGGGTGGTTCGGGTTCATCTCCGAGGCGCTGGAGGTCGTGCTCAAG GTGCTAAAGGATGGTCTGTCAGCAGTTCATGTACCGTACTCTTACGGATTTGCTATCATTCTGCTCACCATCATTGTGAAGGCTGCGACGTTACCCCTAACAAAAAAGCAG GTCGAATCAACTCTGGCAATGCAGAATTTACAGCCACAGATTAAGGCGATCCAGCAGAGATATGCAGGCAATCAG GAAAGGATACAGCTAGAGACTGCTCGGCTATATAGGCAAGCTGGAGTCAACCCATTAGCAG GATGTTTTCCAACTCTGGCAACAATACCCGTCTGGATTGGTCTTTACCAAGCTCTTTCAAATGTAGCAAATGAG GGGTTGTTGACAGAAGGATTTTTCTGGATTCCTTCGTTGGGAGGCCCTACAACAATTGCTGCTCGGCAAAGTGGTGCTGGCATTTCTTGGCTCTTCCCTTTTGTG GATGGTCATCCTCCATTAGGCTGGCATGACACGATAGCTTATCTTGTGTTGCCTGTACTACTTGTTGCTTCTCAGTACGTCTCTATGGAGATCATGAAGCCACCGCAG AGCGATGACCCATCACAGAAGAACACACTGCTTGTTTTGAAATTTCTTCCGTTTATGATTGGATATTTCTCTTTGTCAGTGCCGTCGGGATTGTCCATTTATTG GTTTACGAACAATGTCCTCAGCACAGCCCAGCAGGTGTGGTTACGGAAAATGGGAGGAGCAAAGCCTATAGTCAGTGAAGGAGGTAGTGGAATAATTACAGCGGGACGAGCAAAACGCTCTGATGCTCAACCAGCTGGCGAAAG GTTTAGGCAgctaaaagaagaagagaacagGAGAAAATTCAACAAAGTGCTTGCTGCCGGAGATTCAGATTCGGTATCGTCTATCTCAGAGGATGAAGACTCAGATGATGAGAGCGCACAAGAG GGAGGGCCTGTAGAGGAAGCATCCAGTTCTGGTAGCAACAAGAAACTTCCAAGTTACTCTGGGAAGAAGGGCAAAAGATCGAAAAGGAAGCGTGTGGTGCAGTAA
- the LOC133890719 gene encoding uncharacterized protein LOC133890719 isoform X2, whose product MRSRSSSDRLEALSLEIERKLQKALSSNSQRLQILQQLFADIALKVDDRARDAIMSKYDDGIAPVDEREDGWLCFYEILANHFVRVPESGRRILELIVQLWSQLFAANIFALLFHKWLFEAPFDGKEISLRYSSALVQGATNVFWIDIQTNTRHFLSLYHYLLEDVALVPDRLSKISLQAGRDLFLLLSRFMFFYDQDHLLSSFLEHFPTFPNSFLVGGPADYFLQKLKIEPVLLHYLSRMTILQGLELRMTTSTRLKACLYSFTSPGGPTYPTRAVRHAAWNTLDLLFPVGRYPRHVISLFFRLLYPWYWPSSCWNFVMTCVMTVYYYILNLLVSSWENVRRPNRQRMHSE is encoded by the exons ATGCGGAGCCGGAGCTCCTCTGACCGGCTCGAGGCGCTCTCCCTCGAGATCGAGCGCAAGCTGCAGAAG GCTCTGAGCTCCAACTCACAGCGTCTACAGATACTGCAGCAGTTGTTTGCTGATATCGCATTGAAGGTTGACGATCGCGCTCGAG ATGCAATTATGAGCAAGTACGATGATGGCATTGCTCCAGTAGATGAACGAGAAGATGGTTGGCTGTGCTTCTATGAGATTCTTGCTAATCATTTTGTTAGAGTTCCTGAAAGTGGGAGACGTATACTTGAGTTGATAGTGCAACTCTGGAGCCAGTTGTTTGCGGCCAACATATTTGCACTTCTTTTCCACAAATGG TTGTTTGAAGCCCCTTTTGATGGAAAGGAAATATCGCTAAGATACAGCTCTGCGCTTGTTCAAGGTGCTACAAATGTATTTTG GATTGACATACAGACAAATACAAGACACTTTCTCTCTTTGTATCAT TATCTCCTTGAAGACGTTGCTCTAGTCCCTGACCGACTTAGTAAAATATCATTACAG GCTGGTAGAGACCTTTTCCTTCTGCTCTCTAGATTCATGTTCTTCTATGATCAAG ATCACTTGCTTTCTAGTTTCCTTGAGCATTTTCCCACTTTTCCAAATTCTTTCTTGGTTGGTGGTCCAGCAGATTACTTT cttcagaagctaaAAATCGAGCCAGTACTGCTGCATTACCTCTCCCGCATGACCATACTTCAAG GGTTGGAACTGAGGATGACTACAAGCACTAGATTAAAGGCCTGCCTCTACAGCTTCACTTCTCCTGGAGGCCCTACCTACCCAACAAGAGCGGTGCGGCACGCAGCCTGGAATACATTGGATTTGCTTTTCCCT GTTGGTCGCTACCCGAGGCATGTGATAAGTCTGTTCTTCCGGCTGCTCTATCCCTGGTACTGGCCTTCCTCTTGCTGGAACTTCGTCATGACTTGTGTCATGACTGTTTACTACTACATCCTGAATCTGCTTGTCTCAAGCTGGGAGAACGTTAGGCGGCCCAATCGTCAAAGAATGCACAGTGAATGA
- the LOC133890719 gene encoding uncharacterized protein LOC133890719 isoform X1, with amino-acid sequence MRSRSSSDRLEALSLEIERKLQKALSSNSQRLQILQQLFADIALKVDDRARDAIMSKYDDGIAPVDEREDGWLCFYEILANHFVRVPESGRRILELIVQLWSQLFAANIFALLFHKWLFEAPFDGKEISLRYSSALVQGATNVFWIDIQTNTRHFLSLYHYLLEDVALVPDRLSKISLQAGRDLFLLLSRFMFFYDQDHLLSSFLEHFPTFPNSFLVGGPADYFVIELSDQLQKLKIEPVLLHYLSRMTILQGLELRMTTSTRLKACLYSFTSPGGPTYPTRAVRHAAWNTLDLLFPVGRYPRHVISLFFRLLYPWYWPSSCWNFVMTCVMTVYYYILNLLVSSWENVRRPNRQRMHSE; translated from the exons ATGCGGAGCCGGAGCTCCTCTGACCGGCTCGAGGCGCTCTCCCTCGAGATCGAGCGCAAGCTGCAGAAG GCTCTGAGCTCCAACTCACAGCGTCTACAGATACTGCAGCAGTTGTTTGCTGATATCGCATTGAAGGTTGACGATCGCGCTCGAG ATGCAATTATGAGCAAGTACGATGATGGCATTGCTCCAGTAGATGAACGAGAAGATGGTTGGCTGTGCTTCTATGAGATTCTTGCTAATCATTTTGTTAGAGTTCCTGAAAGTGGGAGACGTATACTTGAGTTGATAGTGCAACTCTGGAGCCAGTTGTTTGCGGCCAACATATTTGCACTTCTTTTCCACAAATGG TTGTTTGAAGCCCCTTTTGATGGAAAGGAAATATCGCTAAGATACAGCTCTGCGCTTGTTCAAGGTGCTACAAATGTATTTTG GATTGACATACAGACAAATACAAGACACTTTCTCTCTTTGTATCAT TATCTCCTTGAAGACGTTGCTCTAGTCCCTGACCGACTTAGTAAAATATCATTACAG GCTGGTAGAGACCTTTTCCTTCTGCTCTCTAGATTCATGTTCTTCTATGATCAAG ATCACTTGCTTTCTAGTTTCCTTGAGCATTTTCCCACTTTTCCAAATTCTTTCTTGGTTGGTGGTCCAGCAGATTACTTTGTAATTGAACTCTCTGATCAG cttcagaagctaaAAATCGAGCCAGTACTGCTGCATTACCTCTCCCGCATGACCATACTTCAAG GGTTGGAACTGAGGATGACTACAAGCACTAGATTAAAGGCCTGCCTCTACAGCTTCACTTCTCCTGGAGGCCCTACCTACCCAACAAGAGCGGTGCGGCACGCAGCCTGGAATACATTGGATTTGCTTTTCCCT GTTGGTCGCTACCCGAGGCATGTGATAAGTCTGTTCTTCCGGCTGCTCTATCCCTGGTACTGGCCTTCCTCTTGCTGGAACTTCGTCATGACTTGTGTCATGACTGTTTACTACTACATCCTGAATCTGCTTGTCTCAAGCTGGGAGAACGTTAGGCGGCCCAATCGTCAAAGAATGCACAGTGAATGA
- the LOC133890838 gene encoding glutathione hydrolase 3-like, with the protein MAARGGGGLQGPLLGAGADSPAAPRCRRSSRPWTVLAIAAALLALAGALLFLSSGSGGADGDRRRVSGAGGGVRLSPHEAESDVGAVAADDARCSEVGAAALRAGGHAVDAAVAAALCLGVVHPVSSGAGGGAFIVVRNAASGEAVAFDARETAPAAATPDMYAADPSTKYKGALAMGVPGELAGLHAAWSRYGRLPWRDLFAPAIRLARDGYSIVPFVARALKKNEGDVLADPGLRAVFAPEGRVLAAGEACRNPALADALERVADEGVAAFYGGAVGESFVRDVRAAGGIVTVDDLRGYKVEVSDAMRADAMGYTFLGMPPPSSGTVGVALILNILGGYKSLEFVKMFIGVHRLIEAVKHMLAIRMDLGDPDFVNVSGSVSEMLSPPFADKIRQRIVDNTTFPPGYYFPKWSQLRDHGTSHLCVVDGDRNAVAMTTTVNYSFGAHVLSPSTGIVLNNEMDDFSVPAERTPDHLPPAPANFIAPGKRPLSSMTPLIILKNGQLAGVIGGSGGTDIIATVTQVFLNHFIVGLDPLAAVQHPRVYHELVPNVVTYENDTVIDGEVIALSGEAIEFLAQRGHRLQRSDTGGVSQFIVHELPAPAASGGGDSVFRGNLTAVSDPRKDGSPAGL; encoded by the exons ATGGCcgcacgcggcggcggcggccttcaGGGCCCTCtcctcggcgccggcgctgACTCGCCGGCAGCTCCGCGGTGCCGCCGGAGCAGCCGGCCGTGGACCGTGCTGGCCATCGCCGCGGCGCTCCTCGCCCTGGCCGGCGCCTTGCTGTTCCTGAGCTCCGGGAGTGGGGGCGCCGACGGCGACCGCCGCCGGGTGTCGGGCGCCGGTGGCGGCGTGCGGCTGAGTCCGCACGAGGCGGAGTCCGATGTGGGCGCGGTCGCGGCGGACGACGCGCGGTGCTCGGAGGTGGGCGCCGCGGCGCTGCGCGCGGGCGGGCACGCGGTggacgcggcggtggcggccgcgCTCTGCCTCGGGGTGGTGCACCCGGTGTCgagcggcgctggcggcggcgcgTTTATCGTCGTGAGGAACGCGGCCTCCGGCGAGGCCGTCGCCTTCGACGCCAGGGAGACCGCGCCTGCCGCGGCCACGCCG GACATGTACGCTGCTGACCCGTCGACGAAGTACAAGGGCGCGCTCGCCATGGGCGTTCCGGGCGAGCTCGCGGGTCTCCACGCCGCGTGGTCGCGGTACGGCCGGCTCCCGTGGCGGGACCTCTTCGCGCCGGCCATCCGGCTTGCGCGTGACGGCTACTCGATCGTGCCATTCGTCGCCCGCGCTCTCAAGAAAAACGAAGGGGACGTGCTCGCCGACCCGGGCCTGCGCGCCGTGTTCGCGCCGGAGGGGAGGGTGCTGGCGGCTGGCGAGGCGTGCCGCAACCCGGCCCTCGCCGACGCGCTGGAGCGCGTGGCCGATGAGGGCGTCGCGGCGTTCTACGGCGGCGCCGTCGGCGAGAGCTTTGTCCGCGACGTCAGGGCGGCGGGAGGGATCGTGACGGTGGACGACCTGAGGGGGTACAAGGTGGAGGTGAGCGACGCCATGCGCGCGGACGCCATGGGGTACACCTTCCTCGGCatgccgccgccgtcgagcgGCACAGTTGGGGTGGCTCTG ATACTGAACATATTGGGAGGGTACAAATCGCTCGAGTTCGTGAAGATGTTTATTGGTGTCCACCGGCTCATCGAAGCGGTCAAGCACATGCTGGCGATCCGGATGGACCTCGGCGACCCCGACTTCGTCAATGTGTCCGGGAGCGTCTCCGAGATGCTGTCGCCGCCGTTCGCCGACAAAATCCGGCAAAGGATCGTCGACAATACGACATTCCCTCCCGGTTACTACTTCCCAAA GTGGAGCCAGCTGAGAGACCACGGCACCAGTCACCTTTGTGTGGTGGACGGTGACCGGAACGCGGTGGCGATGACGACGACCGTGAACTACAGCTTCGGCGCGCACGTGCTCTCGCCGTCGACGGGCATCGTGTTGAACAACGAGATGGATGACTTCTCCGTGCCGGCGGAGCGCACGCCCGACCACCTCCCGCCCGCGCCGGCGAACTTCATAGCGCCGGGCAAACGGCCCCTGTCCTCCATGACGCCGCTGATCATACTCAAG AACGgccagctcgccggcgtcatCGGCGGCAGCGGGGGCACGGACATCATCGCCACAGTTACCCAAGTCTTCCTGAACCACTTCATCGTCGGCTTGGACCCCCTGGCCGCCGTCCAGCACCCCAGGGTCTACCATGAG CTAGTGCCGAACGTGGTGACGTACGAGAACGACACGGTGATCGACGGCGAGGTCATCGCTCTGAGCGGCGAGGCAATCGAGTTCCTGGCGCAGAGAGGACACCGGCTGCAGAGAAGTGACACGGGAGGCGTCAGTCAGTTCATCGTGCACGAGCTGCCGGCCCCGGCCGCCTCGGGCGGCGGGGACAGTGTCTTCCGCGGGAACCTCACCGCCGTCAGCGACCCGAGGAAAGATGGCAGCCCAGCAGGGTTGTGA